In Pirellulales bacterium, the DNA window ATCAGGCCGTCTTGAAAGCGGAAGTAACGCAGGCCGGCGTAGCCGGTCCACATCAGACGGCAGGCGGAGGGACCAAACGCGGCCCGCCGCATGGCGTTCCACTCGAAGTTGTTGAAGCTGTCGCTGCGCCACAGAGCATGGGTGTGCGCGTTGTCGAAGTAGAACGTCGCACTCTGTTGGCCGACATTCACGTTGCCCAGGTTAAAGGGCGTGCTGAGCTGATAGTTCGGGTCGACGACGCTGGCGGTGCCGGTCATCGGTCCAAGCCCCCAATAAATGAACTGAAAGCCGTAGGCTTGGGGGCCGAACCAGCGGCCGAACATCACTTGCCCGCCGCCGGCCCAATTGTCGCGTGCCCGGCCGGTGTCGAGCAGGTTCGTGTTGACGTTCGACGAGTTATACGTGGTCGACAAGGCGTTGGGTGCGTCGCGCGTCATCACCAGTCCGGCCAGCGAGCCAAACCAGTAGCCGGGCTGAAGCCGCAGGCCATAGGGCAAGTTCAAGGGCGCCATGCCGGCGGTGTTCAGTGCCTGGGCGAACGGGCTGCCGCCCAGAAGCGGACACGTTCGGCAGCCCTGGCAACCAGCGGGCATGCCGCAACAGGCCGCGTTCTGCGCGGGAAGCACGTCAGCCCCATCTTTCGAACTTGCCGGCATGGCCTCCGTCGGCTCGTCCCACGCATAGCTCGAAGCCACCGAGGGCAGGGGGCCTTCGCCGGGCCACGACGACGGCGCGTAGTAGCCGTCGCGCTGCCCGCGGGCCAGGGGCGTGCGGGCTTCCAGCGCGGTGGCGCCCGCCGACGGACGCGGCAACGGGGGCGGAGCAAACGCGGGCAAGGGCAACAGGGATGGCGTTTCAGCGCCGCTGCCCTGAGCATGGGCGGCAACGGCCCACAGCAGCCAAGCTGCGCAAAAAACAGACGCGGTACGCATCGGCTCGTGTCTCCTTCCGTGGCAGATCAGAGTCCTTTACCAGCATCGTCGGGCCTGCCGCGCGGATTGTTGCGATTACCGGCCGCGGCCGTATGAATCGGATTGTGCCGGCGATGCCCGTGGAGTAACCCCGACGCCTTGCGCCGGCCGACTTTTCGGCACGCGGCCGACGTCTTGCCTGGTCGTTCTACTTTACGCGGCCGACTGAGATAGCCCTACTCCAGCGTCAGCTTCACCAGATCGCTCACCGAGCGGACGGCGCCGGGCGTGGCCAGGTAGCTGATGCCGCGGTGCAGGTGCAGCCGAAACTGTCGGGCGACCGTTTCGTCGTCGCAGCCATGCCCGTCCCGCTCGCACCGCTCCTTGACCAGCGCCAGATACAGTAGTATCGCCGGTCGACCTCCGTGTCGGTCGACAAGATGATCACCTGATGGCTGGCGTTGGGAAAGTACCGCTCGACCAGGTGCTCGCGGTGCCGTTGGTCGAGCCGGGCCATCGGCGTGTCGATGATCGCCGGCAGCGAGCGAGCGCTGGGCCGTGCCAGGCCCCATAGCACCGAGATGGCGAAAATCTGCTCCTCGCCTTCCGAGAGTCTTTGCTTGGCAAGCGCCTGCCCGTCGCTGCCGTAGAGCGTGATCGCGAACGTCCGCGGATCGATCATGATCTGCTCGACGAGCGTCTGCTTGCGCAGCAAAAAGCGGAACGACTCGGTCACCAGCGACGACAGCCGGTCGATCTTGGCCGCCGTCGCGCGGCGCAGAAACTCCTGCATCGTCGTCTTGGTCCGGGCCGCAAGGTTCGCCATCCGCACGGTCTCTTCTTCGCGAATCTCTTGCTGCACCCGCTTGCGCAGCAGCTTCTGCTGCCGATTGACCCGACCCCAACGGGGTCGTATTCGACAGCCTAGGGCAACGCCCTAGGTTGGCGTCGGCACCAACACGGCCACCCCAGCGGGGTGAAACGCCCGTCGCGCCGCTGGGAGTCGCGCCCCGTTGGGGCTTCTAAAATCATTGCCGCCGATAACCAAGGGCTCCGCTGCGCCGCGCCCTGGGCTATCGAATCGCGCCCCTTCGGGGCATTTTCTCCCTCTCCCTCCGGGAGAGGGCCGGGGTGAGGGCCGTCGCCTGCTTTCGGTTATCCCAGTTCTGGCCCCTCATCTCTCATCCCCCTCCTCAAACAACCTCTTCTGCGGCGAGCGCTTCGGCTCTTCGCCCTCCGCGGCCTTGAGCCGCGCTTCCTGCTCGGTGCGGATGCGGATCGCTTCTTCTTCGCTCTCGAATTGCCCGGCCTTGAGGCACTCTTCCAGCGCGTCGAACACGCCGGCCCGGCGGGTCATGCCGCGAAACTTCCGCTCGACGTCGCGCCAAAATACAGTCGAGCATGTCGGCCTGAATCTCGAAAAAATGCTGCTCGTCGCCGCACACCTCGGCCAGCAGCCGCCAGTCGTCGGGGCCTAACAAATTGTCGTCGGCCTGCCGGGCAGGAAACGTTTAGCGCGTCATCGGCCGACCTAGCCCCTGTCCGGCGGCCATCGGCGGCCTTAAGATAGCGACCGGTCAATTTCATCGACTAATTGCCGGCGAGCGACTTGTCGGCGAGCGACGGCATTAACAATGGTCCCCAAGCACCAGCGCAACTACGAATTCCGCTGTCCGGTTCACGGGTTCATCACGCTCAGCGCTTGGGAGCGTGAGATCGTATCGCAACCAGCTTTCCAGCGGCTGCGGCGGATCCGCCAGCTCGCCTGGACCGACCAGGTCTATCCCGGCGCAATGCACACGCGGTTTGAGCACTCACTGGGCGTCATGCACGTCGCAACGGCGATGTACGATGGCCTCGTGCATTCGAGTCGGAGCATTCTGGAACATGACCTGAAATTCGACGCCGCGGGGATCGAGCGAGATCGCATTCTCGTGCGACTAACAGCCTTGCTGCACGACGTGGGCCATGCACCGTTCTCGCACGCCGCCGAAGACCTGTTTCCTGTGATCCGCGACGAGCGCGTTCATCGTTATCAGCATGAGGACTACTCGGCAGCCATCATCCGCCAGAAGTTGCGAGACGCGATCGAACAACACCCGCTCAACGACAACTACAGGATCGGCGCCGACGAGATTGCCAACCTCCTCGAGCGATCCGTAGCGGCAGGGCGGGCACTCGTCTGGGGAGACATCATCAGCGGCCAAATGGATGCCGACCGCATCGACTACCTCCTCCGTGATTCGTTGCACGCCGGCGTCCAGTACGGCCGTTTCGACTGGCGGCGACTGATGAGTTGCCTCGTGCTCGTTCCGTCGGTCGAGGAACCGGGCTTCCGACTTGGTGTCACGGAAGGCGGGCTGCACGCCGCGGAATCGCTCGTGTTGGCCCGCTATCTCATGTTTACGCAAGTCTACTTCCACAAAACCCGCGTCGCCTTCGACCATCACCTCCACCATGCTTTAGCGGAAGTGCTGCCGGGCGGCGTGTTTCCGCCGCCATCCGCCGACGCCCTTGATGAGTTTCTTGGCTGGGATGATTGGCGGGTGCTGGGAGCGCTGGCCGAGGGTCGCGGCGGAGAGCATGGTCGAAGGCTCCGCCAGCGCGACCACTTTCGCGAGGTGTATCATACGCCGGAAACTCCCAGCGCACGCGACCTGGCCCGCTTCCGCGGCATTTGCGACAATTTGGGCCCATTGCTCAGAACGGTGGTGTCCGCCGAAAAATCTTGGTATAAAGTGGACAAGTTGGAAATCCCGGTTCGTAGCGACAATCCCGGACGGCGTGTCGTCTCGTTGTCGAAGCTCTCGACAGTCGTTGCGGGATTGAAGCCCATTGACAAGCGGATGGCGTATTGCGCGCCGGAAGACAAGGAGCGGGCCTTGGCCATTGTCGTCAAACGAGAAGGAAGGAGCCGATGAACGCAGACAAACAAGGATGGTTCCGGTTGGCGGTGCTTGCAACGCTGGTCAAGCGCGCGCCGCAGCCGCCTGGCCGGACCGCCATGATGAAGTTCGCCTACTTGCTGCAGACGTTGCGCGGCGTGCCTTTGGGCTATGACTTCCGCTTATACAACTACGGGCCGTACGATATCCGCGTGCTGAACGATCTTTCGCAAGCCGAGAGGTTCCGGGCGGTGAAGGAGAAGACCGTATCCTATCCCAAGGGCGACGGCTATCAGTATTTGCCCAAAGAGCGGTGCGAGTGGGTTTGCGCCCAGGCGGCCGACGAGCTCGACGAGTTTGGCGAGGCCATCGATTGGCTCGTCGAGCGTTTCGCTTCCGAGCCGGCCTGGCGGCTGGAATTGTTTTCGACGATCGTCTATGCCGAGCGCGAGCTGCGGCGCAAGCAGCAGCCGCGTTCTCGCAACGAGCTTTGCCGCCGCGTGCAAAGCATCAAACCCTACTTCGACGGCGAGAAGATCGCGGCCGCGGTCGACGCCCTTGCCCGTGACGGCCTGATCGAAGCCCCGGCCGATTAAGCTAGTTGGTCGACCCAGCAGCCGAACCGGCTGGTGCCGCAGCTCGGCGTCGTGGTATCGACTACCAGCGGGCATTCGCCCCGTCGCTGGCCCCCTGATACATGCCCAACGGCGACTTGTTGGTATGCCCCCAGGGGTTTTTGTATTGCATCAAAAACAGCCACACGTCGTCGTTCGACCAGTCTTCGATGGGCGTATAGGCCAGCGAGTTGGGCAGATTGGCGTTGGGCGTGAGCCGTTCGCGGACGCGGCGGGCATCATGTTTGGCCATCGTGCGTGCCCGGCGTTGGCTTTCGGCCTTGCGCGTGCCGAGCACCAGAATGGCCTCGCCATTATCGCGGACGACGTCGCGAATGAGGCGGTTCGAAGGGTCGATCTTGAGCCGTTCGGTACACCAGCGAAACAGCTTTCGCGACGTCGGATAGCCGCGGCCGATCAGGTTCACCCAAAAACTGCTCTTGGTTTCCGGCGTCAGCTCATGCGGTACGATCGGAATATGCTGTTCGCGAGCGGCATCGCGCATTTTGGCCCGCGAGGCATCAACCAACGCCGCAACCAGCGGCTACTCAACCAGCGTGTCGTTGGTAATGACATGGTGGGACCGAATTCGCGCCCTTCCTGTTCAAGGCGATGCCCTGAGCCATGCGTATCAAGCGCGCGCGGCGTTGATTTCTGCGATCGCGTCACGAAACGCGGTGATAAGGCGGTTTTCCAAAATGTAATTCACCATGTCATCCAAATGCATGAACTCGTAGTCGCGTCCAAACGCGCTTCGCTGTTCGCTCTTCCAAGCGGCCATAAGTGGCTCGACGTGCGGATCTGCGTGGCCATTCCAGATAAGAATAGCGACGCGTTCTTCGACGGGATCGTGGATCTGAAAGGGATCGAGTGGAACCTGAAACATCTCTTCGAGTTGAAGACGAATCTGTCTCCAGCCCGCTTTTTTGATGTTACCGCATTTCGCTTGGTACATCCGCAGCACGAGCCGGCCGTTGTGTTCCGCGGCGACTGCGATATCCTTACCGTACTCGATCGGTCCGTGCCGAATCTGCGCGTATCGCGGCACCGAATTCTGGAACAGACGAAGCAGTAGGCGACGGAAGTCGCGCTCGTCGGTGATTCCCTCTAAAGCGCGGTGCATCCAAAGGCGATTTGGTCCTTCGAGGATGCCGATGGCGCGCCGGTCGATAGCTTTCCGCACCGTCTCTGCTTCGACTTGCCTAATGAGTGGAATACGATCAAGTGCGAGCATCGCCCGGCCAACGGAGCTAAGCCCCTGCCTGCGATCCGCACGCATCTGCTCAAAGCCAGCATAGGCATGGTCAAGAAATTCCAACGTCGCAGGGTCGCCGTCGTTTTCGCCAAAGAACCTTATGTCCGATTCGAATACTGCTCGTGCGTCCGCTGCGCCAATGCCATGATCCAGGCCGAGAGCACCAGCCAACATCCGAATCAATAGGTGATATCGATGGACGGCTGTGTGGGCATACGATCGATGATCAGGCATACATGCGGCTGCCTGAGAGATATACTCCTCCGCGCGTTCTGGATCTGTCACAGCTCGGGCGATCCATGAGCGCGATCGAAAGTACGGCGCCCACAGATGGCGGTTAACCCCCGACCAGGCCCCGTCGGCATCTCTGTACGTCTCGGGACCCGTGTCCTCGAAAATCGTCGCAGCCCCCGCGAATGATTCGGCTGCGCATTGCGTAGCGGTAAACGCCTGCACCGCCATTTGCCAGCCGCGCAAATCTGGCGACTTAAAGGCCCACGAGCATCGTCCTGAGATCTCGTGAGCTGCACGGTAGTCGCCCATACGAAGAAAGAGCTCGAATGCCGAGGGAACGCGGAAGCAAAATGTTCGGACGTGGCTGTCCCACGTCGTCGTTTCGGAGCTGACGACGCCGCCCGGGAATTCCGGGGTCCACGGCCCGGTGATTGGCCCCTGCAAGCGCAAGCCATAAACGAGAAACGACGCAGCGTTGTGATGATCACTGAATCCGCGCACAAGGCGATCGGCAAGCGTCAAATAAACCGCGTTGGTGTCGCGCGCCAACTGACGTTCATCCGCGTAATCGAGCGAGCGGAGTTCCTGGTACCATTGCCTTAGCGCGAGAAGCGCTTCCATCGAATCGGCAGGGCTCCCTTCAACGCAGGACCGGAATGCCGCAATGGCTCGGCCGATATAGCCAACCCTTGTTTTACGATCGAGCAGCCCCCATCCAGCACGCGTGGCGTCTATGAGCGCAATACCTGCCGCGAACGGATACCCCGTTGCCAACCATGAGTCAGCCGCTTGACCTAGCTGCTCGACCCTCGTCATCGACGGGCTCTCAAAGCGCGGGCCCGCCCAATAGGCGTCCTCGGGCGTCAGAATCAATTGGTCTTTCATTCCGTAGTCGATCCGGCCTGCATAGAAAACCTGCATTATACGCGGTCGGAGATCAAAACTCGCACGAGCGAGGCGAATTTGGAGAGTATCAAAGACGGTCATGCCAGTGCCGGGCCGCGATACCGCGGCAGCGCTTGAAAGGCTTACCAAAGCTCTGGCCGATGGTGGAGGCATCCGGCGAAGCCGTCAAGGGCCGGCTCGTCGAAGCTTGTGGCCAAGGTCTTTGAGCGCTAGACTGGAATCGTTTGACCTAGCGCAATCGGATGCCTCAGATGAAATTCGGCAAGACGGCTTACTCGTTAAAGGAACTCGTCGGTGCATGGAAGGACGGGTTGCTCGTTCGCAATCCCGAGTATCAGCGCGGCGAGGCATGGAGCCTGTCCCAAAAGCAGGCACTGGTTGATTCGCTCTTTCGCCACTACCCTATCCCGCCGTTGTTCCTAGAACAAAAGGTTAAGGCGAGCCTTGGCGGGGCAAAATCGGAAAAGTACGAGATCATCGACGGCCAACAACGCCTCCTCGCGATCTCGGAATACTTTGACGGCAACTTCGCCCTGCTTGCGCCGCACGACAAGCGGCTGCGACTCCCAGTTAGCCTCCGGACACAATCCGCACGATGGGCGGAACGACGATATGACGGTTTAAGCCATGAATTGCGGACGGAACTGGATGACGCAAAGGTTGATGTTTTCGTCGTTTCGCACGTCGATCATCCCGATGAAGTACGAGATTTGTTCATCCGATTACAGTCAGGTACCGCGCTGACGAGACAGCAGATCCGGGACGCGTGGCCTGGCCATCTTGGGCCATTCGTCGAATCACTGGCTGGTAAGTTGCAAAAGCGGCCGAGATTCGAGTTCTTTGAGCTCGTCGATGGCCGAGGGCTCCGCGATGAGGAGGGCGATGCTCGGGATCCGTATGTCAAGCATCGCCAGACCTGTGCGCAGCTCTTGCGGATCATGCTGGCCCGAATGATAGAGCCGGCCGAGTTTCCGAGCATTGCAGCGGGCGACCTTGACGGCCTCTATCATGAATACACGGACATCGACCTTGAGGGCCCGACGATACGGCGAGCTCTGCAGGTGTTTGACGCGGTCGAGGAAGTCGGGCACCAGATTGGCCGGATGTACACGCGAAAATACAAGATCCACAAGCAGGGCATGTTTGCGCTATGCACCTTCTTTCAGGACGCCTTTCGCAATCCAAACTTCAAGATGGACCGAGAATCCATCCGCAAGCTTGCGGAGTACGTCACAACGAAAGCCCCCAAGGCTGAGGGTAAATCGAGTTCCGCGGCCAAGAATGCGGCTTATTATGAAAGATGGCGGGTCCAGTTGCCTGAGGGTATCGGCGTCAAGCTTGACCCGAAGCGGCTTTTTGACGACAGCCAGAAGCAGGAGTTACATCGCCTTTCGGGTGGCAAGTGCAAGAGGTGTGATCGACCGACCGAACTTGCTGATGGCGAGGGCGATCATTACCCAATACCTCATCGCGATGGCGGCCCGACGACGATCGAAAACGGGCGATTCGTCTGTAAAGAATGCAACCGCCCCGGCCGCCCAAGACTTCCATAGTAGGGATTCAATCACCGCAGCAAACGCGATAAATAGCCGGCGACACGCGCCGCCATCAGTTCCCCTCAAACTTCTTCTCTCGGTGCCACGCGAGATGCTTGCGGTCGGGCCAAATCAGCTCGTTGCTCGGCAACCGAATTCGCTGCCCTGCGTAATCCTTCAGCGGCTTCTGGTCGGGGCATTCTTCGTCGAAACGGTCGGCGGCGACGAGAATGCGGTATTCGTCGTCGATCGACCAGAGGCCGGCGTCGAAGAGCCAGTGGGCGTTCTTCGAGAGAGCCAGGCCGTTGCGGGGGTCGTCGTTGCGGGAGTCGGAGAATTGATGGATGTGGGCGGCGTCGACGATGCTGCCCGCCGCGATCGTCGTCAAACGCAGGCCGGTCAACGCACAGGTGTAGTTATAGGCCGCCACGACATCGAGGCGGAACCGCACGTCACGACCCTTGCGCCGCGGGTCGTCGTCGGGCAAATAGCTGGCGTCGGCCGCAATCTGGTCGTCGGTCGGAAGGAGCATCTCGAACAGCGAGTAAAGTGCCAACCGCTCGGCCGGCTCAAAATACCTGGCGATCAGGATGCGCCGAGCCTGCTCGCGAAATGCTCCATCGGCCGCGGCCGCGACAAAGCGGGCATTCAACCGCGCCACGCGGGCCAACTTGTGATCGCTCGTCGGCTCGCCGCGGGCATCGAGCGGCGTCCAAACGCCCTCGGTCTTCAGCTTGGTGAACGGGAACCGCACATCGGGCTTCTGGTTGCGGCGGTGAGCCACGATCGACCAGTAAGTGCAGAAGCGAAAGGCGAGCTGCGGCGTCAGCGGCAGAACCTCGTGGCCAAGCGAGCCCTCTCGGGCCAAGTCGAGCACGACGAGCAGCAACAAAGGCTTGTGCGGCGCGTTCGATGCCGTGTCAATCCGCAGCCGGGCGAACTTCGCCAGCCAAAAGCCCTGATCGTTCACCGCCGTCGAGCTCCCGTCGCCAGGGAAGAAATGGATGAGGGCATTCTAACGTGAACCACAAAGAGTACAAAGGACACGAAGGCAACAGGGCACAGGGCACAGGGAAGACGGAACCGGTGGCAGGGCTGCCCACGTACATTTCGATGCGGTCACGAATTGTGACCGCATGCCTTCCTTTGAAGTCGCCGATTGTGATCTCAAAGCATCGGCTTCGTCCGCGCGCTTCGCTTCCGCTTGGCTCGTTCGGCGCCACCGGCCCGCGGTGCGTCGCCCTCCGCGGCCGCGAAGCCGATGCGGCGCTTTTTGGGCGCCGGCGGCGGGGCCATGAGCTGGCGGATGGCCTCGAACACCACGCGAAAGTTGTCATCGTACTTGCGCTCCAGCTCCGCCAGCTTCGCCGCCAGATCTTTGTGGGACGCCAGGATTTCCCGCAGGCGGACGAAGGCCCGCATGATGGCGATGTTCACCTCGATGGCCCGATCACTGTTTAGGACGCTGGAGAGCATCGCAACACGCTGCTCGGTGAAGGCGTAGGGCAAATACTTGCGGTGTTGGCCGCGCCCGCTCTTTAAGGTCACAAATTGTGACCTTAAAGCCGCCGCCTCGTCAGCGGTCAGTTGGAACATGAAATCGTCGGGGAACCGCTTGGCGTTACGCTTGACCGCCTGATTGAATGCCTTTGTGGGCACGCCATAGAGCTCGGCCAGATCGCGGTCGAGCATCACTTTCTGGCCACGGATGAGCAGAATCGCCCGCTCGATTCGCTCCGCCGGAACTAAAAGCTCTTTCGCCACCGAAACCTCATCGCACAGCCATTGGCCGCTTTAGGACGAATCTACCGCCGTCAGCGGCGCCAAGCAACGGGGCGCCCCACATCAA includes these proteins:
- a CDS encoding HNH endonuclease, which gives rise to MNDQGFWLAKFARLRIDTASNAPHKPLLLLVVLDLAREGSLGHEVLPLTPQLAFRFCTYWSIVAHRRNQKPDVRFPFTKLKTEGVWTPLDARGEPTSDHKLARVARLNARFVAAAADGAFREQARRILIARYFEPAERLALYSLFEMLLPTDDQIAADASYLPDDDPRRKGRDVRFRLDVVAAYNYTCALTGLRLTTIAAGSIVDAAHIHQFSDSRNDDPRNGLALSKNAHWLFDAGLWSIDDEYRILVAADRFDEECPDQKPLKDYAGQRIRLPSNELIWPDRKHLAWHREKKFEGN
- a CDS encoding BBP7 family outer membrane beta-barrel protein translates to MRTASVFCAAWLLWAVAAHAQGSGAETPSLLPLPAFAPPPLPRPSAGATALEARTPLARGQRDGYYAPSSWPGEGPLPSVASSYAWDEPTEAMPASSKDGADVLPAQNAACCGMPAGCQGCRTCPLLGGSPFAQALNTAGMAPLNLPYGLRLQPGYWFGSLAGLVMTRDAPNALSTTYNSSNVNTNLLDTGRARDNWAGGGQVMFGRWFGPQAYGFQFIYWGLGPMTGTASVVDPNYQLSTPFNLGNVNVGQQSATFYFDNAHTHALWRSDSFNNFEWNAMRRAAFGPSACRLMWTGYAGLRYFRFQDGLIFGGVNSTNFSDGGGAYAAYLNTNVTNNLAGIQLGSRIDYFVVPRVRLYAQPMVGLFGNEVSMREHLYSGDGAQGFDVLARRSTVSTLAQIDVGAGYQVTPRFSAFAAYRLMGVTRVGLTDNQIPAFWADQQGMQNIKTNGDLILHGVMVGGMWNF
- a CDS encoding phosphoadenosine phosphosulfate reductase family protein, with amino-acid sequence MRDAAREQHIPIVPHELTPETKSSFWVNLIGRGYPTSRKLFRWCTERLKIDPSNRLIRDVVRDNGEAILVLGTRKAESQRRARTMAKHDARRVRERLTPNANLPNSLAYTPIEDWSNDDVWLFLMQYKNPWGHTNKSPLGMYQGASDGANARW
- a CDS encoding HD domain-containing protein, coding for MVPKHQRNYEFRCPVHGFITLSAWEREIVSQPAFQRLRRIRQLAWTDQVYPGAMHTRFEHSLGVMHVATAMYDGLVHSSRSILEHDLKFDAAGIERDRILVRLTALLHDVGHAPFSHAAEDLFPVIRDERVHRYQHEDYSAAIIRQKLRDAIEQHPLNDNYRIGADEIANLLERSVAAGRALVWGDIISGQMDADRIDYLLRDSLHAGVQYGRFDWRRLMSCLVLVPSVEEPGFRLGVTEGGLHAAESLVLARYLMFTQVYFHKTRVAFDHHLHHALAEVLPGGVFPPPSADALDEFLGWDDWRVLGALAEGRGGEHGRRLRQRDHFREVYHTPETPSARDLARFRGICDNLGPLLRTVVSAEKSWYKVDKLEIPVRSDNPGRRVVSLSKLSTVVAGLKPIDKRMAYCAPEDKERALAIVVKREGRSR
- a CDS encoding ORF6N domain-containing protein, which produces MAKELLVPAERIERAILLIRGQKVMLDRDLAELYGVPTKAFNQAVKRNAKRFPDDFMFQLTADEAAALRSQFVTLKSGRGQHRKYLPYAFTEQRVAMLSSVLNSDRAIEVNIAIMRAFVRLREILASHKDLAAKLAELERKYDDNFRVVFEAIRQLMAPPPAPKKRRIGFAAAEGDAPRAGGAERAKRKRSARTKPML
- a CDS encoding DUF262 domain-containing protein codes for the protein MKFGKTAYSLKELVGAWKDGLLVRNPEYQRGEAWSLSQKQALVDSLFRHYPIPPLFLEQKVKASLGGAKSEKYEIIDGQQRLLAISEYFDGNFALLAPHDKRLRLPVSLRTQSARWAERRYDGLSHELRTELDDAKVDVFVVSHVDHPDEVRDLFIRLQSGTALTRQQIRDAWPGHLGPFVESLAGKLQKRPRFEFFELVDGRGLRDEEGDARDPYVKHRQTCAQLLRIMLARMIEPAEFPSIAAGDLDGLYHEYTDIDLEGPTIRRALQVFDAVEEVGHQIGRMYTRKYKIHKQGMFALCTFFQDAFRNPNFKMDRESIRKLAEYVTTKAPKAEGKSSSAAKNAAYYERWRVQLPEGIGVKLDPKRLFDDSQKQELHRLSGGKCKRCDRPTELADGEGDHYPIPHRDGGPTTIENGRFVCKECNRPGRPRLP